A stretch of Microbulbifer sp. SAOS-129_SWC DNA encodes these proteins:
- a CDS encoding NarK family nitrate/nitrite MFS transporter, whose translation MSSETLNLFSFRGKTRILHLTWVAFFITFFAWFNHAPLLMAIADSLSLAPEQVKTLLILNVALTIPARIVIGMLTDRYGPRLTFSLLLAVGSLPCFLFALADNFVQAAIGRFLLGFIGAGFVVGIRMVSEWFPARQLGTAEGIYGGWGNFGSAAAAITLPTVALIFGGQDGWRYAVALTGIIALTYSVIYYHTVTDTPKGATYFKPKRIGGMEVTSKGDFILLLVMKLPMYAALALLTWKLSPAGVSVLPGTAAVAIYCALVLLYALDARKCLQINREVLEKPPAPIHRYKFKQVAILNLLYFATFGSELAVVSMLPLFFSETFSLDPVKAGLLGSAYAFMNLVSRPLGGLFSDKFGRRATLQILVLGLALGYLGMSQIASSWPLYLAVAAAMLCSFFVQAGEGAVFAVVPLIKRRLTGQIAGMTGAYGNVGAVFYLTVLSLASYQTFFLVIAATALVGFAALLLMEEPEGQMAEVLPDGSVSLIDVA comes from the coding sequence ATGTCCAGCGAAACCCTGAATCTGTTTTCCTTCCGCGGGAAAACCCGAATCCTGCACCTGACCTGGGTGGCCTTTTTCATCACCTTCTTTGCCTGGTTCAACCACGCGCCGCTGTTGATGGCCATCGCCGACAGCCTGTCGCTGGCGCCGGAACAGGTGAAGACGCTGCTGATCCTGAACGTGGCGCTGACCATTCCGGCGCGCATCGTCATCGGTATGCTTACCGACAGGTACGGCCCGCGCCTGACCTTCTCCCTGCTACTGGCAGTCGGCAGCCTGCCCTGCTTCCTGTTCGCGCTGGCAGACAACTTCGTGCAGGCCGCCATCGGCCGCTTCCTGCTCGGCTTTATCGGCGCCGGCTTCGTGGTCGGTATCCGCATGGTGTCCGAATGGTTCCCGGCGCGGCAGCTGGGCACCGCGGAGGGCATCTACGGTGGCTGGGGCAATTTCGGCTCCGCCGCCGCGGCAATTACCCTGCCCACGGTGGCGCTGATCTTCGGCGGGCAGGACGGCTGGCGCTATGCCGTCGCTCTTACCGGTATCATCGCCCTGACCTATAGCGTGATCTACTACCACACCGTCACCGACACCCCCAAAGGCGCCACCTATTTCAAACCCAAGCGTATCGGCGGCATGGAAGTGACCAGCAAAGGCGACTTTATCCTGCTGCTGGTGATGAAACTGCCGATGTACGCGGCGCTGGCACTACTGACCTGGAAACTGTCTCCCGCCGGGGTATCGGTGCTGCCCGGCACTGCGGCGGTTGCCATCTACTGTGCGCTGGTGCTGCTGTATGCGCTGGATGCGCGCAAGTGCTTGCAGATCAACCGCGAGGTACTGGAGAAACCGCCGGCGCCGATCCACCGCTACAAATTCAAGCAGGTGGCGATTCTGAACCTGCTCTATTTCGCCACTTTCGGCTCCGAACTGGCGGTGGTCTCCATGCTACCGCTGTTTTTTTCCGAAACTTTTTCCCTGGACCCGGTCAAGGCCGGCTTGCTCGGCTCCGCCTATGCGTTTATGAACCTGGTATCGCGGCCATTGGGCGGCCTGTTCAGCGACAAATTCGGCCGCCGCGCCACGCTGCAGATACTGGTACTGGGCCTGGCGCTGGGCTACCTGGGCATGAGCCAGATTGCCTCCAGCTGGCCGCTATACCTGGCCGTGGCCGCGGCGATGCTGTGCTCTTTCTTCGTGCAGGCCGGTGAGGGCGCGGTATTCGCGGTGGTACCGCTGATCAAGCGCCGCCTGACCGGCCAGATCGCCGGCATGACCGGCGCCTACGGCAATGTCGGTGCGGTGTTCTACCTGACGGTGTTGAGCCTCGCTTCATACCAGACCTTCTTCCTGGTCATTGCCGCCACTGCGCTGGTCGGCTTTGCCGCGCTGCTGTTGATGGAGGAACCGGAAGGGCAGATGGCCGAAGTGTTGCCCGACGGCAGTGTGTCGCTGATCGATGTCGCTTGA